A region of Papilio machaon chromosome 14, ilPapMach1.1, whole genome shotgun sequence DNA encodes the following proteins:
- the LOC106711958 gene encoding ADP-dependent glucokinase, producing MLKMAGAPVKLGSIVSFCVLFYAMYYRRNDIGDERLSPVKNHLLFLESENKVGVGNSQPKVALGYGACHDLFVNATSLLDYKDLKGSPEHFNEITNKEEFVKSFTYFFKHGAAAERFMSNSKLYDELVEQALKLPDTRWAIGGNAPLMAKRFFLEGWKVLFGGKMSKKLKTYIPEEILIVGDDENEEVKDDIHMILEYKADEKFGKYKAPRANRYIMHNDENNPLLSSLEKLGEHLPSFKPNLLVISGLQMMDNFPFKQDGRDLRAERLDLVKEQVLSQPLNTLAHFEMASYVDLELLKHLTTKVLPFVDSVGMNEQELSNLNSVLEHGRVVVVADSNPRVATALDQMRNTYKLIREKNNAFGSKRKLTRMHVHTLAYQAILTVQNSEWKRTAAAAAKASLTAHRYVCNSQNINLEKTKLLLDDSFSTTTNNDNNSRVFFEPNKPVACWEETIVGDKVEICVAPVLICTEAQLTAGAGDNISAAGLVLQVEI from the exons atgttaaaaatgGCGGGTGCCCCGGTCAAATTGGGTTctattgtttcattttgtgTTCTGTTTTATGCGATGTATTATCGCCGTAATGACATAGGTGATGAAAGATTATCACCTGTGAAGAATCATTTGCTGTTTTTGGAGAGTGAGAACAAAGTTGGTGTTGGGAACAGTCAGCCGAAAGTAGCTTTAGGTTATGGAGCATGTCATGATTTGTTCGTGAATGCTACGTCGCTTCTGGACTACAAAGATCTTAAAGGCAGCCCTGAACACTTCAACGAGATCACAAACAAGGAGGAGTTTGTTAAAAGctttacttactttttcaAGCATGGTGCAGCTGCTGA GAGATTCATGTCTAATAGCAAGTTATATGATGAATTAGTGGAGCAAGCCCTTAAACTGCCAGACACAAGATGGGCTATAGGTGGAAATGCACCCTTAATGGCTAAACGATTCTTTCTGGAGGGTTGGAAAGTACTTTTTGGGGGAAAGATGAGTAAAAAACTGAAAACATATATCCCTGAAGAAATTCTTATAGTTGGTGATGATGAAAATGAAGAAGTGAAAGATGATATACACATGATATTAGAGTACAAAGCTGATGAAAAATTTGGTAAATACAAAGCACCCCGAGCAAATAGATACATCATGCATAATGATGAAAATAATCCACTTTTAAGTTCCTTAGAGAAGCTCGGTGAACATTTACCAAGCTTCAAACCCAATTTGCTAGTCATTAGCGGTCTACAAATGATGGATAACTTCCCATTCAAACAAGATGGTAGag ATTTAAGAGCAGAAAGACTAGATCTAGTCAAAGAACAAGTTTTATCACAACCTTTGAACACATTAGCCCATTTTGAGATGGCAAGTTATGTAGATCTGGAGTTACTGAAACATCTTACAACTAAAGTGTTGCCATTTGTTGATTCAGTTGGTATGAATGAACAAGAGTTATCAAACCTCAATAGTGTATTAGAACATGGCCGTGTTGTTGTCGTCGCTGACTCCAATCCAAGAGTGGCAACAGCACTCGATCAAATGAGGAACACATACAAACTCATACGTGAGAAGAACAACGCATTTGGTAGCAAGAGAAAATTGACAAGAATGCACGTACACACTTTAGCATATCAAGCTATTTTAACTGTACAAAATTCTGAATGGAAAAGAACAGCTGCGGCAGCCGCTAAAGCATCACTGACTGCACATAGATATGTCTGTAATTCACAGAATATAAACCTTGAAAAGACAAAGTTATTACTTGATGATAGTTTTTCAACGACTACTAATAATGATAACAATAGTAGAGTATTCTTCGAGCCTAATAAGCCTGTGGCATGTTGGGAGGAGACGATAGTAGGTGACAAAGTTGAGATATGTGTCGCTCCGGTTCTAATTTGTACAGAAGCTCAATTAACCGCAGGTGCGGGGGACAATATCTCTGCCGCAGGTTTGGTTCTACAAgtcgaaatttaa